Proteins from a genomic interval of Candidatus Bathyarchaeia archaeon:
- a CDS encoding DUF433 domain-containing protein encodes MFNLEDLLNRIVVRADVMAGKPVIRSTRITVDLILELLGKGMKSEEIAEDYNIEVEDVYAALLYAAKILGREEIIIAEA; translated from the coding sequence GTGTTTAATTTGGAAGATCTGCTTAACCGTATTGTTGTTAGGGCTGATGTTATGGCTGGTAAGCCTGTGATACGAAGTACTAGGATAACTGTTGATTTAATTTTGGAGCTTCTTGGTAAGGGCATGAAGTCTGAGGAAATTGCGGAAGACTATAATATTGAGGTTGAGGATGTTTACGCAGCGCTCCTATATGCGGCTAAGATCCTCGGTAGAGAGGAAATAATAATTGCAGAAGCCTAA
- a CDS encoding DUF5615 family PIN-like protein, producing the protein MQKPKLLLDENIGLRVYEELKNRGTVVQSVIFGGRGISDIEVIEIARRKGKIIVTMDKEFGYTCSLHKPPGIIPLRLRDPKFSNRLKAILRALDLGEKIVRLHDHIN; encoded by the coding sequence TTGCAGAAGCCTAAGCTCCTGTTAGACGAGAATATAGGGCTCAGAGTGTACGAGGAACTTAAAAACCGTGGTACGGTAGTGCAGAGTGTGATCTTTGGGGGTCGGGGCATAAGCGACATAGAAGTAATTGAGATTGCGAGGAGGAAGGGTAAAATTATAGTGACTATGGATAAAGAATTCGGCTATACGTGTTCTCTGCATAAGCCGCCCGGCATAATCCCTCTTAGATTACGTGATCCAAAGTTTTCAAATAGGCTTAAAGCCATACTACGTGCATTAGATTTAGGGGAGAAAATTGTACGGCTACATGACCATATTAACTGA
- a CDS encoding inorganic diphosphatase → MPQIWYHDDDPLDIMVLSYEPLEVGCIVKVRPIGVLILEDEEGEDPKILSVPIRDPRFDGIKDLTDIHPHKLVEIREFFEVYKKLEPKKWVKFKIFIKILS, encoded by the coding sequence ATCCCGCAAATATGGTATCATGACGATGATCCACTTGACATAATGGTTCTCTCTTATGAACCGCTTGAAGTCGGATGCATAGTTAAGGTTAGACCAATAGGTGTATTAATCCTAGAAGATGAAGAAGGCGAAGACCCAAAAATCCTCTCAGTACCAATTAGAGACCCAAGATTCGATGGGATAAAGGATTTAACAGACATCCACCCACATAAGCTGGTAGAGATAAGAGAGTTCTTTGAAGTCTACAAGAAACTTGAACCTAAAAAATGGGTCAAATTCAAGATTTTCATAAAAATCTTATCTTAG